A genomic region of Populus nigra chromosome 11, ddPopNigr1.1, whole genome shotgun sequence contains the following coding sequences:
- the LOC133668571 gene encoding exocyst complex component EXO70B1-like yields the protein MAAENGEEKLIAVARHIAKTLGHNESMAEDILQIFSNFDGRFSREKFVDKLTTAGQEEDLRALDHTIKSLQRQISHYVASEHSIWSDSADSSAFLDCLDELISTVRELSGSIYAGAYLSRAEDLLQQAMFRLEKEFRLLMERGGESFELPRSYKNGNGVLTENNSNNLLYDDSDEDDHDDSDSEIPVAQPISNYDVIIDAIPSGIVNDLHEMAKRMVVSGYRKECLHVYGSCRREFLEESMSRLGLGKLSNEEVQRMQWNELEVEIDKWIKAANVSLRILFPSERRLCDRVFYGFGSVNDSSFMEVCRGTVVQILNFADAVAIRSRSPERLFMVLDLFETMKDFMPEFEYNFSDQYCVVLRNDALGLWKRLREAIRGIFMELENLIRRDPAKAPVPHGGLHPITRYVMNYLRAACGSRELLELVFEKSASVVPSKDSTSSSLSVQMEWIMELLESNLEVKAKIYGDTALCSVFLMNNGRYIVQKVRDSELGSLLGDDWIRKHTAKIKQYISSYQRSTWNKLLGVLRAECSPAGANVGGKSMSMKDRIKAFNSQFEEIYKSQSRWIIFDEQLRNELRISLSNLVLPAYRNFIARFQNTPDVGRHAGRFIKYNLEDIDTRINDLFQGGNGSAGGRK from the coding sequence ATGGCGGCAGAGAACGGAGAGGAGAAGCTGATCGCCGTAGCACGCCACATAGCGAAAACGCTTGGCCACAACGAGTCAATGGCAGAAGATATCTTGCAAATCTTCTCCAACTTCGACGGCCGTTTTTCTCGCGAAAAATTTGTCGATAAATTGACAACGGCAGGACAGGAAGAAGATTTGAGAGCTCTTGACCATACTATCAAGTCCTTACAACGTCAGATCTCCCATTACGTCGCCTCCGAACACTCGATCTGGTCTGACTCCGCCGACTCATCCGCCTTCCTCGACTGTCTCGACGAGCTAATCTCTACTGTCCGTGAACTCTCCGGCTCCATTTATGCCGGAGCGTATCTGTCAAGAGCGGAGGATCTGCTTCAGCAGGCTATGTTTCGGCTGGAAAAAGAGTTCCGTCTGTTAATGGAACGCGGAGGTGAGTCCTTTGAACTTCCCAGATCTTACAAAAACGGTAACGGAGTGTTAACGGAAAACAATAGTAATAATTTATTGTATGATGATTCTGACGAAGATGACCACGATGATAGTGATAGTGAGATTCCGGTCGCGCAGCCAATAAGTAATTATGACGTCATAATTGATGCAATTCCGTCGGGGATTGTTAATGATTTGCATGAAATGGCAAAGAGAATGGTGGTTTCGGGGTATCGTAAGGAGTGTTTACACGTGTATGGTAGTTGCCGTAGGGAGTTTTTGGAGGAAAGCATGTCGAGGTTAGGGTTAGGGAAACTGAGCAATGAAGAAGTGCAAAGGATGCAATGGAATGAATTGGAGGTTGAAATTGATAAGTGGATTAAAGCGGCGAATGTTTCGCTTCGGATTTTGTTTCCGAGCGAGAGGAGGTTGTGTGATCGTGTGTTTTATGGGTTTGGTTCGGTGAATGACTCGTCGTTTATGGAGGTTTGTAGGGGGACGGTGGTGCAGATATTGAATTTCGCAGATGCAGTTGCGATTAGGAGTAGGTCTCCGGAGAGGTTGTTTATGGTTTTGGATTTGTTTGAGACAATGAAGGATTTTATGCCCGAGTTCGAGTATAATTTTAGTGATCAGTATTGTGTGGTTCTTAGGAATGATGCATTGGGGTTATGGAAGAGGTTAAGGGAGGCAATAAGGGGGATTTTTATGGAATTGGAGAATTTGATTAGGCGGGATCCTGCCAAAGCTCCAGTGCCTCATGGAGGGCTTCATCCAATCACGAGATATGTGATGAATTATTTACGTGCTGCGTGTGGGTCTAGAGAGTTGCTAGAGCTGGTTTTTGAGAAGAGTGCGAGTGTTGTTCCATCAAAGGATTCTACTTCATCATCATTGTCGGTTCAAATGGAGTGGATTATGGAGCTGTTGGAGAGTAATTTGGAAGTGAAGGCGAAGATTTACGGGGACACTGCGTTGTGCTCTGTTTTCTTGATGAATAATGGTAGGTACATTGTGCAAAAAGTGAGGGATAGCGAATTGGGTTCGCTGCTTGGGGATGATTGGATAAGGAAACATACTGCAAAAATCAAGCAATACATTTCAAGTTATCAGAGAAGCACGTGGAATAAACTCTTGGGGGTGTTGAGAGCAGAGTGTAGCCCTGCGGGTGCTAACGTCGGAGGAAAGTCCATGTCTATGAAAGACAGGATTAAGGCATTCAACTCGCAGTTTGAGGAGATTTACAAATCTCAATCTCGATGGATCATATTTGATGAGCAGCTAAGAAATGAGTTGAGGATCTCTTTGTCCAACCTAGTGCTGCCAGCTTATAGAAACTTTATTGCGAGGTTTCAAAATACTCCGGATGTGGGAAGGCATGCGGGTAGGTTTATTAAGTACAATCTGGAGGACATTGACACCCGGATAAATGATTTGTTCCAGGGAGGGAATGGATCAGCTGGTGGCAGGAAATGA
- the LOC133667859 gene encoding PRA1 family protein B3-like, translated as MTSQALPISTTETTSSTTTTPTLTTLRTFLTRLFSSLRTTLSHRRPWLELVDRTAFSRPLSLSDATTRVRKNFSYFKINYLTILAIVLAFSLLSHPFSLLTLLSLVAAWLGLYTFRPSDQPLVVLGRTMSNREVLGILVLVTVIVVFLTSVGSLIITAVLVGVGIVCVHGAFRDPEDLFMDDQDTAGSTGLFSFIGGPSAGSNVIPLV; from the coding sequence ATGACCTCCCAAGCTCTCCCGATCTCTACCACCGAAaccacctcctccaccaccacaacCCCAACCCTCACCACCCTCCGCACCTTCCTCACGCGCCTCTTCTCTTCCCTCCGCACTACCCTCTCCCACCGCCGTCCCTGGCTCGAACTCGTCGACCGCACCGCCTTCTCCCGCCCCCTCTCCCTTTCCGACGCCACCACGCGAGTACGCAAAAACTTCTCctacttcaaaataaattacctGACCATCCTCGCAATCGTACTCGCTTTCTCCCTCCTTTCACACCCATTCTCCCTCCTCACCCTCCTCTCCCTCGTCGCCGCCTGGCTCGGTCTCTACACCTTCCGGCCGTCAGATCAGCCCCTGGTAGTCCTCGGCCGTACGATGTCGAACAGGGAGGTTTTGGGGATACTGGTTCTGGTGACAGTTATCGTTGTGTTCTTGACAAGCGTTGGGTCGTTGATTATAACTGCTGTTTTGGTTGGGGTAGGGATTGTGTGTGTGCACGGAGCATTTAGGGATCCTGAGGATTTGTTCATGGATGATCAAGATACTGCTGGGTCCACTGGTTTGTTCTCTTTTATTGGTGGACCATCTGCGGGATCCAATGTGATACCTCTAGTTTGA